In Candidatus Scalindua japonica, a single genomic region encodes these proteins:
- a CDS encoding polyprenyl synthetase family protein gives MSTDAILAPLKDQMHEVEERLYSDVSPADKRLSDLVYHISKIHGKRLRPALLLLSGQCAGGLIPQHIDLAVVVELIHTATLVHDDIIDEAVVRRHIETMNTKWGSKISILFGDYLFSRAYTILSALDSQMSTLIMSQTINILCEGEMVQLLRCYDAEVTESEYLSIIERKTASLCAASCKLGAISSGASKKQTEVLTNYGSKIGMAFQIIDDCLDVVGSEEKLGKPLNLDTQIGKLTLPFIRLVDKLPTDRRESTLELIFQNNSKDSKAAIAELLAEHDAVDYAYETARRLIKDAQDELSIIIPDSIYKTSLLELGNYVVKRDK, from the coding sequence ATGAGTACGGATGCTATTTTAGCACCTTTAAAAGATCAAATGCACGAGGTTGAGGAACGCCTTTACAGTGATGTATCTCCGGCAGACAAGCGCCTTTCAGATTTAGTGTATCATATCAGTAAGATACACGGCAAACGTCTTCGTCCTGCTCTGCTGTTACTATCTGGTCAATGTGCAGGCGGCCTGATACCGCAACATATTGATTTAGCAGTAGTTGTGGAGCTTATACATACGGCGACCCTTGTACACGATGATATTATTGATGAAGCAGTGGTTAGAAGGCACATAGAGACCATGAATACAAAATGGGGCAGCAAGATCTCCATTTTGTTTGGTGATTACCTCTTTTCACGTGCCTATACCATACTTTCCGCCCTAGATTCGCAGATGTCAACACTCATAATGTCTCAGACTATAAATATCCTGTGTGAAGGTGAAATGGTCCAGCTCTTGAGATGCTATGATGCAGAAGTTACAGAATCTGAATATCTGAGTATTATCGAGCGCAAAACAGCTTCACTTTGTGCCGCCAGTTGTAAATTAGGGGCAATTTCTTCCGGAGCAAGCAAAAAACAGACCGAGGTGCTTACAAACTATGGTTCTAAAATTGGAATGGCATTCCAGATAATAGATGACTGTCTGGATGTTGTAGGTTCAGAGGAAAAACTGGGAAAACCGTTAAACCTGGATACCCAGATCGGAAAGCTTACACTGCCATTTATCAGGCTGGTGGATAAACTTCCGACAGATCGAAGAGAAAGTACACTTGAGCTTATATTCCAGAACAATAGTAAGGACTCAAAAGCAGCGATAGCTGAGCTGCTGGCAGAACACGATGCGGTAGACTACGCTTATGAAACCGCACGGCGACTGATAAAGGACGCACAGGACGAACTATCCATTATTATTCCGGATTCGATTTACAAAACCTCTCTCCTTGAATTAGGAAATTACGTAGTTAAACGAGATAAGTAG
- a CDS encoding Sec-independent protein translocase subunit TatA/TatB: MFSIPIGWFGIPGGFEWIIILIIALLIFGKRLPGTMRSIGKGFVEFKKGVKDVNDEVDDVKEDIKNIEKEDVNVK; this comes from the coding sequence ATGTTTAGTATTCCAATTGGGTGGTTTGGTATTCCCGGCGGTTTTGAGTGGATTATCATTCTGATTATTGCTTTGTTGATTTTTGGTAAAAGGCTTCCTGGCACTATGAGGTCTATAGGAAAAGGGTTTGTAGAATTTAAAAAGGGTGTAAAGGACGTCAATGATGAGGTTGATGATGTTAAGGAAGATATTAAGAATATTGAGAAGGAAGATGTTAACGTAAAGTAA